The sequence below is a genomic window from Nostoc flagelliforme CCNUN1.
GTGATGATTAATACCCGTCTCCCTTGGTCATGTGCTTTTGCCACCTCAGTTGCCAGCCATTCGGTTTTACCCGTGCCTTTGGGAGCCTTAAGGATAATCAGCTTTTCACCTTCGGGGACGAGAAGCCGGCCCAAAAATCTTTGGTTGAGTGCGATCGCTGGCGGGTAAGTCAGCAGAGTGAACAGCTTAATTTCCCACAACTCCAGTGCAACGGCTGTATTGTAGAGTGCATCAAATGCCGGCTGACCCTTGGCAGCGATAAAATCATCAACCCCTTTCTCTGCCCCTAACGGTAAATCAATCACCCGCAGCGAACAGCCTTCATTTACCAGCAGCCGTCCCATGCGACTGATAGCGGTTCTGACTCGCTGGACAGTTTCAGGTTTATTGTCCTGGTCAAAGCAGATGTTAACCTGTCTGCCTTCTGTTGCAAAATGCTTCAAGTCGGGAATCAGGGATGGTTTACCAATAGCAGTACCGTACTCATCAGTAGGTGTGCGGTATCCAGCGTTTACTCCCGGAATTGCGATGCCTGCGGCGGGCGGGTACGCCATCGCAGCATAACCAGCAGTCAGTAATGCTCCCGCTTTTTTGACACCTTCGACAATTGTGACTGGTACATTATGTTGCCAAACGAATGGCACTAAGAAAAGAGAAAATCGTTGAGGCAGCAGGGGTGCAGAGGAGCGGAGGAGCAGGGGAGAAAGAAGAAGTTTTAGGCATTGCGTTCGGGTATTTAGAAATTCCCCTCTGCACCCCTGCACCCCTGCCTCTCTGCAATCCTTACGCTGCATACTCTTCAGCTTAACTTAGTGGCATTCTGTTGCCAAACCCAGTGCCAGAAGCCCCCAGGATGCTGTAGGTCTTCTTCAGTAATGGGAATGCCGCTACGATTGGAAACTTTCACCCAGATGCGATTCGGGACTAAGAGGAAGAAAGCGCGTGTCTCTTCTCTGTATGGATGTTCGTATTTGATCAATTTGTGAATTTTCTGGCGATCTCTTCGGGGGTGGTTTGGTTTAAAACAGCCCCACATCATCAGGATGTAGTTGTTGAGCGGGTCAACGCCACTGCACCACCAGCCGCCAAGTTCAATGTGCTGGTATTTCTTTAAATCGCGATCGCGCAGTCGTCCATCATTGCGACGAGAGATTTTGGGACTGTAGAGCAAGTATTCGTAAGGTAAACTCCCAGAGAGGGAACGCACATTCAGGGCAATGATTTCTTCGTCAACGCCACTGCCCAGCCATTCCTGTAAATGTTTTGCTTGAGAATCAGATTCGATTATACGCATATTTCCTCTGTTTTTTGACGCATGGTTCAGGAAGCGGCACTATGGGTCATGCCGCTTTGAGACTCTTTTAGACTTGAGAAAGGGAAAAGCTTAAAGGGTAAGGGTTAAAGGAGTGAGAACAATTCCTTTCCCCTTTGCCCTTTCCCCCTTACCCCTCTCGTCTCCCGCCTGTGTGCGGTCGAAATGTGAGATTAATTCGCGTGCTAACGACTTTGTTGGTTTTGGGAACTTGGTGCAGATGTGTGGACTGACAACCAGGGTGCTTCACTTGCAAACTGCCGTGTTCCAGCCAGAAGTCAGTGGGTTTGCCATTTTTCGGTTTGATTTGGAATTTGCGACATGACCCCAAGCTGACTGATACGATTGCAGGGAAAGGGGAGCGGCAGTATTCATTGGCGAACCTTTACCAAAAACGGCAAAAATTACCCACAGGCATACTACCACTACGAGTTTTGGAATGAGAGCGATCGCACTCTTAAGTTGTCAAAGTACATTCCCAAGTTATAGATACTACTAAGTACACGTCACCGCAAAAAGGGGTCGGAAATAGAGGAAAATATTTTTTGTAGGGTGGCAGGAGAAAGCAGAATATGCAGGGACGTATCTCAAGTATCCGGATTGAAATAACTGGAGAGCAACAAGAGATATTAAACAGTTGGTT
It includes:
- a CDS encoding alpha-ketoglutarate-dependent dioxygenase AlkB, which produces MGSCRKFQIKPKNGKPTDFWLEHGSLQVKHPGCQSTHLHQVPKTNKVVSTRINLTFRPHTGGRREG